From the genome of Niabella agricola, one region includes:
- a CDS encoding endo-alpha-N-acetylgalactosaminidase family protein, whose amino-acid sequence MKHWSSIAVLLFFAGSFLPVRSQDIPDTLQIVHKPVQQQIRWHYRYDQTLVMKLMLSQALFDGRYKRKDNGKSEVFLDFAETLEVIKRMDRLTLGMPKIIYLTGWQYNGHDSKYPAWFEVNPRLKRQQDPDALTSLKWLMHEAGKYHTTVSIHINMFDAYEDSPLWDEYVQKDIIAKHKNGTILKGEWGSPVSYTREWELGLAQQRIDRLCRMLPLQKAGTIHIDAFHTSPPLPETDADGKTRINLDLKPISPYLSFTVADEAETQKKLFRYWAGKGIDVTSEGVDFLRPMSFEGYQPMAWWVGRGVSFYTDWPSSLYTGGVDRSEWGRLFGTSMHGEDIVRKDKTRLAGFKEDFCTRTLVWYYLNRLQRQKLIRSNAKKEVQFSGGVRTVLEQDRFRLTKNGNTLVDNGDVLLPALWTGKNIWIAYSRDGYQRREWALPPGFSNSGAVKVYSVLADGKEKEPPVPVRSGKLVLSLKKDQMLVLAPL is encoded by the coding sequence ATGAAACATTGGAGTAGTATAGCAGTGCTGTTATTTTTTGCCGGGTCTTTTTTGCCGGTCCGCAGCCAGGATATTCCGGATACCCTGCAGATCGTTCACAAGCCGGTGCAGCAACAGATCCGGTGGCATTACCGGTACGATCAGACACTGGTGATGAAGCTCATGCTATCGCAGGCACTGTTTGACGGCCGGTATAAAAGAAAAGACAACGGGAAAAGTGAAGTATTCCTGGATTTTGCCGAGACGCTGGAAGTGATCAAACGTATGGACCGGCTAACGCTGGGAATGCCCAAGATCATTTACCTCACCGGCTGGCAATATAACGGGCACGATAGCAAGTACCCAGCCTGGTTTGAAGTAAATCCCCGGCTGAAACGGCAGCAGGACCCGGATGCGCTTACCAGTCTTAAATGGCTGATGCACGAAGCCGGGAAGTATCATACAACAGTGAGTATTCATATCAATATGTTTGATGCCTATGAAGACAGCCCGCTGTGGGACGAATACGTACAAAAAGATATCATCGCCAAACACAAGAACGGAACGATCCTCAAGGGAGAGTGGGGCAGTCCCGTTAGCTATACACGGGAATGGGAGCTGGGACTGGCTCAACAGCGGATCGACCGGCTTTGCCGGATGCTGCCTTTACAAAAGGCGGGCACCATACATATTGATGCTTTTCATACGAGCCCCCCGCTGCCCGAGACGGATGCGGACGGTAAAACCCGGATCAACCTGGACTTGAAACCCATCAGTCCCTATTTATCCTTTACAGTAGCGGACGAAGCAGAAACGCAAAAGAAACTATTCCGGTACTGGGCGGGTAAAGGGATTGACGTGACCAGCGAGGGCGTCGACTTTTTGCGTCCCATGTCTTTTGAAGGATATCAGCCGATGGCCTGGTGGGTGGGCCGGGGGGTGTCGTTTTATACAGACTGGCCTTCGTCTCTTTATACGGGCGGCGTAGACCGGAGTGAATGGGGCAGGTTATTTGGCACCAGCATGCACGGAGAGGATATCGTTAGAAAAGATAAAACGCGTCTGGCTGGGTTTAAGGAGGATTTCTGTACGCGTACACTGGTATGGTATTATTTAAACCGCCTGCAGCGGCAAAAACTGATCCGGAGCAATGCCAAAAAAGAGGTACAGTTTTCAGGCGGGGTGCGTACAGTGCTGGAGCAGGACAGGTTCCGCCTGACAAAGAATGGCAACACCCTTGTAGATAATGGCGATGTGTTGCTGCCTGCGTTGTGGACCGGAAAAAATATCTGGATTGCTTACAGCCGGGATGGATACCAACGCCGTGAGTGGGCGCTGCCGCCGGGGTTCAGCAATTCCGGTGCGGTAAAGGTATACTCGGTGTTGGCCGATGGCAAAGAAAAGGAGCCGCCGGTTCCTGTGCGGTCCGGCAAACTGGTACTTTCACTTAAAAAAGATCAGATGCTCGTGCTTGCTCCTTTGTAG
- a CDS encoding DUF5018-related domain-containing protein, whose amino-acid sequence MKKITYILWMSWIVMGTSSCLKAGLDEDLPKFRDALMSDVFMEYVYETAGTGASPVVKAVSMNLSGKAFKKREDTGAAVDSAVFTVSVPGASGTFTAEERAKVTTANLSFMCNISTAATMEPVDGAPRPGVPGDFSQPRKYRITAADGSSREWVVRIASFIK is encoded by the coding sequence ATGAAAAAAATAACTTATATATTATGGATGAGCTGGATTGTTATGGGCACATCCTCCTGCTTAAAAGCCGGGCTGGACGAGGACTTGCCAAAGTTCAGGGATGCATTGATGTCTGATGTTTTTATGGAATACGTATATGAGACTGCCGGTACAGGTGCCAGCCCGGTGGTAAAAGCGGTATCCATGAATCTTTCCGGGAAAGCATTTAAGAAAAGGGAGGACACCGGTGCTGCTGTTGATTCGGCAGTATTTACGGTTTCCGTGCCTGGAGCCTCGGGTACTTTTACTGCAGAAGAGCGGGCAAAAGTGACCACGGCAAATCTTTCTTTTATGTGCAATATATCCACCGCGGCTACTATGGAGCCGGTTGATGGCGCACCTCGGCCTGGCGTACCGGGCGATTTCAGTCAGCCCAGGAAATACCGGATCACCGCAGCTGATGGCAGCAGCCGGGAGTGGGTGGTACGCATAGCAAGCTTCATAAAATAG
- a CDS encoding right-handed parallel beta-helix repeat-containing protein, which translates to MKKARDYIRLLFALFILIPGLRLQAQRVISAADFGALPNDMVNDRAALQKAIDFCKQKKIHTLRIPPGRYRIADTVATRLMKDALSGRLGRNPQDVVFKPYFPYISGLQFKRIEGLTVEADGVFLMAEGWMEPVTIEDCQHITIRGLTIDYSDSPHSEGGIIKTGFGFFDIKLPGGYDTTKPLLITRIMYWDSVRNRLLGNPLYFPERQQWMPENVLRISTGATGPLPGNIALINHGMHFRPAILIQSAVNTLLERVTIHAQPGMGIVGNRSENIIMNGLRIVPRAGNYQSTNTDATHFTACKGLIRFNGCSFEGQGDDATNVHGYYHDITAQVAPNTYTIQLDKEFTTHAAVLDYPDAGDTLELVSKRSLQVAGSYRVIRTDTFPGLWKSHVQLDKALPEAIGNYYLINISRLPRLEFVNSNVSSHLARAVLVKTRNVLIENNIFRETTGTAVHIGAEGDWREGPGSAGIVIRNNRFIRCGRGDGANGAATAIAINVKAPDATVPGIHKNIIIEGNIIEGEPGYSVYGIAVAGAQGVEVRNNEFADCRYPWQVHYSKQVYFRNNYQKAERIKDETLE; encoded by the coding sequence ATGAAAAAAGCGAGGGATTATATACGGTTACTGTTTGCGCTGTTTATACTGATACCGGGCTTACGGCTGCAGGCACAGCGGGTGATCTCGGCTGCCGATTTTGGGGCCTTGCCCAATGATATGGTCAATGACCGTGCTGCCCTGCAAAAGGCCATTGATTTTTGTAAACAGAAAAAGATACATACCCTCCGGATCCCGCCGGGCAGGTACCGTATTGCAGATACGGTTGCCACAAGGCTGATGAAGGATGCACTCAGTGGCAGGCTGGGCCGCAATCCGCAGGATGTGGTCTTTAAACCCTATTTTCCCTATATAAGCGGGTTACAGTTTAAACGTATAGAGGGGCTTACGGTTGAGGCCGACGGCGTTTTTCTGATGGCAGAAGGCTGGATGGAACCGGTAACGATAGAAGACTGTCAGCATATTACGATCAGGGGACTTACGATCGATTATTCGGATTCGCCTCATAGTGAGGGTGGGATCATTAAGACCGGGTTCGGCTTTTTTGATATAAAACTGCCGGGAGGATATGATACAACAAAGCCATTACTGATCACGCGCATCATGTATTGGGATTCCGTTCGGAACAGGCTTTTGGGAAACCCGCTGTATTTCCCGGAACGGCAGCAATGGATGCCGGAAAATGTATTAAGGATCAGCACTGGTGCCACCGGCCCACTGCCGGGAAATATAGCGCTGATAAATCATGGCATGCATTTTCGCCCGGCCATCCTCATCCAGTCGGCAGTCAATACGTTGTTGGAACGGGTGACTATACATGCGCAGCCCGGTATGGGCATTGTAGGCAACCGTTCGGAAAATATTATCATGAACGGTCTACGGATCGTACCCCGCGCCGGCAATTATCAGTCTACCAATACAGATGCCACGCATTTTACTGCCTGTAAGGGCCTGATCCGTTTTAACGGATGTTCCTTTGAGGGGCAGGGTGATGACGCCACCAACGTACATGGCTATTATCATGATATTACAGCGCAGGTGGCACCGAATACCTATACCATTCAGCTGGATAAGGAATTTACTACGCACGCCGCGGTGCTCGATTACCCGGATGCCGGTGATACCCTCGAGCTCGTGTCAAAGCGCTCATTACAGGTGGCAGGAAGTTACCGGGTGATAAGAACGGATACTTTTCCCGGGCTTTGGAAATCGCATGTTCAGTTGGACAAGGCTTTGCCGGAAGCGATCGGTAACTATTACCTGATCAATATAAGCCGTTTGCCTCGACTGGAATTTGTGAATTCTAACGTGAGCAGCCACCTGGCGCGGGCGGTGCTGGTAAAAACAAGAAACGTTCTGATAGAGAATAATATCTTTCGTGAAACAACCGGTACTGCGGTGCATATAGGAGCAGAAGGCGATTGGAGGGAAGGTCCGGGCTCGGCCGGGATCGTTATCCGCAACAACCGGTTTATCCGTTGCGGGCGGGGCGATGGGGCTAACGGTGCTGCCACGGCCATTGCCATTAATGTAAAAGCGCCGGATGCTACGGTTCCGGGCATCCATAAGAACATAATAATTGAAGGAAACATTATAGAGGGAGAGCCGGGATATTCAGTATATGGGATTGCTGTTGCCGGAGCGCAGGGGGTTGAAGTGCGGAACAACGAGTTTGCAGATTGCAGGTATCCCTGGCAGGTACACTACTCAAAACAGGTATATTTCCGCAACAATTATCAAAAAGCAGAAAGGATAAAGGATGAAACATTGGAGTAG
- a CDS encoding RagB/SusD family nutrient uptake outer membrane protein — protein MKKNIRIFIYTLIILTGIVWSCKKLGDSRPRDRFAEEDVWASKSNAMGFVYGTYGGILQGLYTSQIGTERWTNNLIATAGTAFTREEISRDDDYGFNQFGYIRRCNMIIEKSAASATIPDADKAELQAHGKFLRAMTYYWLARRFGRVVFVDKVLTENETDYALPQTATIAETYTLIMKDIDAAIAGLPVTAPSGLASKWTAYALKSEVALQAAAYTGDNSYYQKALDAADSVIQKGGFSLETDYEGLFNEKKRTSPEIILAFYRDKSNTTCDNTDMQQIIPNTNNDNVRLRGATPEFKVDKMFEAWAQYSPTQSIMDAYLAIDAADPTKAVRWDQSSQYLANITKRASGFADSAVVTGAGSINSIIYNNRDKRLAASIVYDSVQWYGETVTTNRNGNLHRLINGSLSSGCCMPVTNCFVRKGTYSVSPRPFVGIPTDYHWVILRLGRVYLNKAEALLRLNRVSEAVAAFNMTRVTHGGLPPSTAATATAAWTDYKRERRVDLFEEQDYYWSLLRWGKYGGAANSGIAAGGTIPELEEAPTYLEINRDRNGYRIEVLNWTQNQIRVFDESRRYLLPIQNAQIIRHGSLEQNPNW, from the coding sequence ATGAAAAAAAATATACGCATTTTTATATACACCTTGATCATTTTAACGGGCATTGTATGGTCCTGCAAAAAGCTGGGAGACTCACGGCCCCGCGACCGGTTTGCGGAAGAAGATGTATGGGCTTCCAAAAGTAATGCTATGGGATTTGTGTATGGTACCTACGGGGGGATACTTCAGGGACTCTATACCAGCCAGATCGGCACAGAACGGTGGACTAATAACCTGATAGCCACTGCAGGAACGGCGTTTACAAGGGAGGAGATCTCCAGGGATGATGATTATGGATTTAACCAGTTCGGTTATATCCGCCGGTGCAATATGATCATTGAAAAATCGGCGGCCTCGGCTACTATCCCGGATGCGGATAAAGCCGAGCTGCAGGCACACGGTAAATTTTTGAGAGCAATGACCTATTACTGGCTGGCACGTCGCTTTGGCCGGGTGGTCTTTGTAGATAAGGTGCTTACTGAAAATGAAACGGATTATGCATTACCTCAGACAGCAACAATCGCAGAAACCTATACCCTCATCATGAAGGATATTGATGCGGCAATCGCCGGTCTGCCCGTTACAGCCCCCTCGGGCCTTGCTTCCAAATGGACCGCGTATGCGCTCAAGTCGGAAGTGGCCCTGCAAGCGGCGGCCTATACAGGCGATAACAGTTATTATCAAAAGGCCCTGGATGCGGCAGATTCGGTGATCCAGAAGGGCGGATTCTCCCTGGAAACTGACTATGAAGGATTATTCAATGAAAAGAAGCGTACCTCGCCGGAGATCATTCTAGCTTTTTACCGGGATAAGAGCAATACTACCTGCGATAATACAGATATGCAGCAGATCATCCCCAATACCAATAATGATAATGTACGGTTAAGAGGAGCCACACCTGAATTTAAGGTAGATAAGATGTTTGAAGCCTGGGCACAATATTCGCCTACACAAAGCATCATGGATGCTTACCTGGCCATTGATGCTGCCGACCCTACCAAGGCCGTTCGATGGGACCAGAGCTCGCAATACCTCGCCAATATCACCAAGCGTGCTTCTGGATTTGCCGACAGCGCCGTGGTAACCGGTGCCGGTAGTATAAATAGTATTATCTACAATAATCGTGATAAAAGACTGGCCGCCTCAATCGTGTATGATTCAGTACAATGGTATGGAGAAACCGTAACAACCAACCGTAACGGGAACCTGCACCGACTCATCAACGGAAGCCTATCCTCCGGCTGCTGTATGCCGGTAACCAATTGTTTTGTCCGCAAAGGCACGTATAGCGTATCGCCCCGGCCTTTTGTGGGTATTCCTACTGACTATCACTGGGTGATCTTAAGACTGGGGAGGGTTTACCTCAACAAGGCAGAAGCTTTGCTGCGCCTGAACCGGGTCTCCGAAGCTGTGGCGGCGTTTAATATGACCCGCGTTACCCACGGAGGACTGCCTCCTTCTACAGCGGCTACGGCCACCGCAGCCTGGACTGATTACAAAAGGGAGCGGAGGGTAGATCTGTTTGAAGAGCAGGATTATTACTGGAGCCTGCTTCGCTGGGGCAAATACGGTGGTGCTGCCAACAGCGGTATTGCAGCGGGTGGTACCATTCCTGAACTGGAAGAAGCGCCAACCTATCTGGAGATCAACCGCGACAGGAATGGATACCGGATCGAAGTGCTTAACTGGACACAGAACCAGATTAGGGTATTTGATGAATCGCGCAGATACCTGCTCCCGATCCAGAATGCACAGATCATACGGCATGGAAGTCTGGAACAAAACCCTAACTGGTAA
- a CDS encoding right-handed parallel beta-helix repeat-containing protein codes for MLALYGNADAAVPDSPVVYLADYGARSNSFENASPAVVKALEACRGKRQPTLVLPGGRIDLWPDGAFKKELYISNDTESDSASKVKNIGFLLDSMEGLTIEGHNTLVVLHGKMISFALINSRKITLRNIAFDYERPTMSEATVASVSDSAAVLAVHPDSRYQVRNGQVTFYGEGWKSNRLHAIRFNPATSFMHYSSFQPFLKAGASELAPFQLAFAGDFSKRDFSKGDILTFRDPYRDNSGGFIWLSKNIRLEGVQMHYMHGLGIVSQFSENISFRRVSVKPRETSGRVIAAFADAFHFSGCKGTIVIDSCETSGLHDDPVNVHGTHLKITEQTDDTHVKLQFMHHQTYGFPAFFSGDSVALIDPETLQEVGYARVRNATLVNKKEMVVEMDRPIPGTIRPGLCMENLTWTPSVEIRNSLFERTNTRGMLITTRKKVVIEHNVFKRTGMHAILIADDAASWYESGPVRDVTIRNNTFESCGYNQAPGSYVIAILPENHKKVPGYYVHRNISITGNVFTIFDAPVLIAKSVDGLMVHSNTIKKADRLNGLQKRPAFELRDCRNISIKKNTTDVPWPVRVHLANTDRSAVQTDLNIVTP; via the coding sequence ATGTTAGCGCTATACGGTAATGCCGATGCCGCAGTGCCGGACAGCCCGGTGGTTTATCTCGCCGATTACGGGGCCCGTTCCAACAGTTTTGAAAATGCAAGTCCGGCTGTGGTAAAGGCCCTGGAAGCCTGCCGCGGCAAACGGCAGCCCACCCTGGTGCTCCCGGGTGGCCGCATCGATCTGTGGCCGGATGGGGCCTTTAAAAAGGAATTATACATATCCAACGATACCGAGTCGGACAGTGCATCCAAGGTTAAAAATATAGGCTTCTTGCTGGACAGCATGGAGGGGCTTACTATTGAGGGCCACAATACCCTGGTGGTACTGCATGGCAAAATGATCTCCTTTGCATTGATCAACAGCCGGAAGATCACGCTGCGCAATATCGCGTTCGATTATGAGCGGCCAACCATGAGTGAAGCCACCGTAGCTTCGGTGAGTGATAGCGCTGCGGTGTTAGCGGTTCATCCGGATAGCCGGTACCAGGTTCGCAATGGTCAGGTAACGTTTTATGGAGAAGGTTGGAAGAGCAACCGGCTTCATGCCATCCGGTTTAATCCTGCCACTTCCTTTATGCATTACAGTTCGTTTCAGCCTTTTTTAAAAGCAGGTGCAAGTGAGCTGGCTCCTTTTCAGCTGGCATTTGCCGGCGATTTCAGCAAACGGGATTTCAGCAAAGGCGATATACTTACATTCCGCGATCCGTATCGCGACAACAGTGGGGGCTTTATCTGGCTAAGCAAAAACATCCGGCTGGAAGGGGTTCAAATGCACTATATGCACGGGCTGGGCATCGTGTCGCAGTTTTCGGAGAACATCAGCTTCCGGCGGGTGAGCGTAAAGCCCCGCGAAACCTCCGGAAGGGTCATTGCAGCGTTCGCTGATGCATTTCATTTCTCCGGCTGCAAAGGCACCATTGTGATCGACAGTTGTGAAACATCGGGTTTGCACGATGATCCTGTAAATGTACACGGCACACACCTGAAGATAACAGAGCAGACGGACGATACGCATGTGAAACTGCAGTTCATGCATCACCAGACCTACGGGTTTCCGGCATTTTTCAGTGGAGACAGTGTCGCGCTCATCGATCCGGAAACCCTGCAGGAGGTAGGGTACGCACGGGTCAGAAATGCAACGCTTGTAAACAAAAAGGAAATGGTGGTGGAGATGGATCGTCCCATTCCTGGAACGATCCGGCCGGGGCTTTGCATGGAAAATCTTACCTGGACGCCGTCCGTGGAGATTCGGAATTCGCTGTTTGAGCGTACCAATACCCGGGGAATGCTTATTACTACCCGGAAAAAAGTAGTGATCGAACACAATGTATTCAAACGCACCGGCATGCATGCCATCCTTATCGCTGATGATGCCGCCAGCTGGTACGAGTCTGGTCCCGTAAGAGACGTGACCATCCGAAATAATACTTTTGAATCCTGTGGGTATAACCAGGCGCCCGGCTCTTATGTGATTGCAATATTGCCTGAAAATCATAAGAAAGTCCCAGGTTATTATGTACATCGCAATATCAGCATTACCGGGAATGTATTTACGATTTTTGATGCGCCCGTGCTCATCGCTAAAAGTGTGGATGGTTTAATGGTTCATTCCAATACAATAAAAAAAGCCGACAGGTTAAATGGCCTGCAGAAACGGCCTGCATTTGAATTGCGTGATTGCAGGAACATATCCATAAAAAAGAATACAACTGACGTGCCCTGGCCGGTTCGTGTGCATTTGGCAAACACCGACCGTAGTGCAGTACAGACCGATCTAAATATTGTTACACCATGA
- a CDS encoding glycoside hydrolase family 97 protein has product MRKCIYGVIVLLLHLCAEAQEYRLQSPGGQLTVMVGIDKNSMRIRLTKQTEELVTLHNPGMNIQNHKIDFNDRQVKSIRRRSVNEMVQPVIREKSGAYANQYNELVIDFKGSYTLALRLFNEGLAYRFLTAAKDSLVVLHEQLSLQFAAGDTARFQASESISSAYETPYEMQPLSGIAPGRLCNFPFLVQKKDGRFLMLTESDLYDYPGLWLTGTGTNRLEVTNPAYPQTLDYSGSIYNHGQVKTRSGFIARVSGTRSFPWRIIAVADQEADLIQNNMVYLLASSQTPAADFSWVKPGVVLFDWWAKNNIYGVDFKSGINTATAKYFIDFCAARGFRYFLFDDGWCPKENILKEVPELDMAAVVAYAKTKGVDILLWVIWSSMEKQMDAAFDLYEKWGIRGIKIDFMNRDDQQMVAFYETVARKAAEKKMLVNFHGAYKPCGLRRKYPNVLTREALIEFEYNGWTRLDNPVHHNLLPYIRMFTGPMDYIPGTMRNATHENFRTFGDYPMMEGTRAHSMALFVILNSPMTMLPDAPSDYEREKECTDFLAGIPVTWDETRLLSGKIGKYTVLARRNGDNWFVGAVTDTLARTLELKTDFLKPGNYKITMIKDGINADKRAEDYVRAEMPVKAGDVLKMNLAPGGGWVARITPL; this is encoded by the coding sequence ATGAGGAAGTGCATTTATGGGGTTATTGTGTTGCTCCTGCATCTCTGTGCAGAAGCGCAGGAGTACAGGTTACAATCGCCGGGCGGGCAGCTGACGGTAATGGTGGGCATTGATAAAAACAGTATGCGCATCCGGCTTACAAAGCAAACGGAAGAACTGGTTACACTGCATAACCCGGGTATGAACATACAGAACCATAAAATAGATTTTAATGACCGGCAGGTAAAGAGCATTCGTCGCCGTTCGGTAAACGAAATGGTGCAGCCGGTGATCCGGGAAAAAAGCGGGGCATATGCCAACCAGTACAATGAACTGGTCATTGATTTCAAGGGCTCTTACACCTTAGCATTGCGCCTTTTCAATGAAGGACTGGCATACCGGTTCCTGACGGCCGCCAAAGACAGCCTTGTGGTATTGCATGAGCAACTGTCACTTCAGTTTGCCGCTGGTGATACGGCGCGCTTCCAGGCGTCAGAGTCCATCAGTTCTGCCTATGAAACGCCGTACGAAATGCAGCCGCTATCCGGCATCGCACCCGGCCGGCTATGTAATTTTCCCTTCCTGGTACAGAAAAAAGACGGTCGTTTTTTAATGTTGACGGAGAGTGATCTTTATGATTACCCGGGGCTGTGGTTAACCGGCACCGGTACCAACAGGCTGGAGGTAACCAATCCCGCCTATCCGCAAACCCTTGACTATAGCGGCAGTATATACAACCACGGGCAGGTAAAAACACGGTCCGGTTTTATTGCACGGGTAAGCGGTACCCGGAGCTTTCCCTGGCGGATCATTGCGGTCGCCGACCAGGAAGCGGACCTCATTCAGAACAATATGGTGTACCTGCTGGCATCATCACAGACACCGGCGGCCGATTTTTCATGGGTAAAGCCGGGCGTGGTGTTGTTCGACTGGTGGGCTAAGAATAATATTTATGGAGTGGATTTCAAATCCGGGATCAACACGGCTACGGCTAAATATTTTATTGATTTTTGTGCAGCACGTGGGTTCCGGTATTTCCTGTTTGATGATGGCTGGTGTCCAAAGGAAAATATCTTAAAGGAAGTGCCGGAGCTGGATATGGCAGCAGTGGTGGCCTATGCAAAAACAAAGGGTGTGGACATCCTGCTTTGGGTGATCTGGAGCTCGATGGAAAAACAAATGGATGCGGCATTTGATCTTTACGAAAAATGGGGAATCCGCGGTATCAAAATAGATTTTATGAACCGGGATGATCAGCAGATGGTTGCCTTTTATGAAACGGTAGCCCGTAAAGCCGCCGAAAAAAAGATGCTGGTCAATTTTCATGGGGCCTATAAACCCTGCGGGCTACGGAGAAAATATCCCAATGTGCTTACCCGTGAAGCGCTGATCGAATTTGAATACAATGGCTGGACCCGGCTGGATAATCCCGTACATCATAATCTGCTGCCCTATATCCGGATGTTTACCGGGCCGATGGACTATATACCCGGCACCATGCGGAATGCCACACACGAAAATTTTCGCACGTTTGGCGACTACCCGATGATGGAAGGCACGCGGGCACATTCCATGGCATTGTTCGTGATCCTCAACAGTCCCATGACCATGTTGCCGGATGCGCCTTCTGATTATGAGCGCGAAAAAGAATGCACGGATTTTCTTGCCGGCATACCGGTTACCTGGGATGAAACGCGATTGCTTTCCGGGAAGATCGGTAAGTACACGGTACTGGCCAGACGTAATGGCGACAACTGGTTTGTGGGCGCTGTTACAGATACATTGGCACGCACGCTGGAATTAAAAACAGACTTTCTGAAACCGGGCAACTACAAGATCACCATGATCAAAGACGGGATCAACGCGGATAAACGGGCCGAGGACTATGTGCGTGCCGAAATGCCTGTTAAAGCAGGAGATGTCCTTAAAATGAATCTGGCTCCCGGCGGAGGCTGGGTGGCCCGGATCACCCCTTTATAA
- a CDS encoding endo-alpha-N-acetylgalactosaminidase family protein, which produces MSKKQTIALIYFLLVGKLVEAMAPAPDSLPRFRHDYAHTLVMKMFLAKPDGNGGSMVNINFETALSLIKQVDALTLQYPKIIYLVGATYNGHDDQYPAFFEINKKLKRPQDTGAAQSLAWLMREARKYHTTVSLHINMTEAYDNSPLWNTYVKEGLISRNADGSMMVTGNYNNHKAYQINYRNEWNKGYAKMRIDSLLKVVPELKNAGTIHIDAWIARENKGAYETVVTEAAYQKKIAQYWISRGIDPTSEWAMDYMTGLVPYYWHFNHRTQEDFLNTPAGLVTGGHFNPDLKQSDFGLEFLFGTSMYGENLFPGAINNNREGNWQAAFCKDFYLNTVQYNFLNGLKRLRVEGAGSSRVAYFSNGVQVSLRDSTVYEGSRQLRSGNRACFPAAWRNDNSLVAFSLNDAPFNYQVPDSWKGVHSANVFIVEGTGLKKWKTVPVTAQQFSLQLKPGMPVLLVPGKR; this is translated from the coding sequence ATGAGCAAAAAGCAAACGATAGCACTGATTTATTTTTTATTAGTCGGAAAGCTGGTGGAGGCAATGGCACCGGCACCGGATTCATTACCCCGTTTCCGGCATGATTATGCCCATACACTGGTTATGAAAATGTTCCTGGCCAAACCCGATGGGAATGGAGGCAGTATGGTTAACATCAATTTTGAAACGGCCTTGTCGCTGATAAAACAGGTAGATGCGCTAACCCTCCAATATCCCAAGATCATTTACCTGGTTGGGGCTACCTATAATGGGCATGATGACCAGTACCCGGCGTTTTTTGAGATCAATAAAAAGCTGAAACGGCCACAGGATACCGGCGCAGCGCAAAGCCTGGCGTGGCTGATGCGGGAGGCCCGGAAATACCATACCACGGTAAGCCTGCACATTAATATGACCGAAGCCTATGACAATAGCCCATTGTGGAATACCTATGTGAAGGAAGGGCTGATCTCCCGGAATGCCGATGGCAGCATGATGGTAACGGGTAATTATAACAACCATAAGGCGTACCAGATCAATTACAGGAATGAGTGGAACAAAGGATACGCTAAGATGCGGATCGATTCTCTGTTAAAAGTAGTACCGGAACTGAAAAATGCAGGCACCATTCATATTGACGCCTGGATTGCCCGGGAAAATAAAGGCGCTTATGAAACGGTGGTCACGGAGGCCGCCTATCAAAAAAAGATCGCTCAATACTGGATCAGCAGGGGTATCGATCCTACCAGCGAATGGGCCATGGATTATATGACGGGATTGGTTCCTTACTACTGGCACTTTAATCATCGTACCCAGGAAGATTTTTTAAACACCCCCGCAGGCCTGGTTACCGGCGGACATTTTAACCCGGATCTTAAACAAAGCGATTTCGGGCTTGAATTTTTGTTTGGTACCAGTATGTATGGAGAAAACCTGTTTCCCGGGGCCATTAACAATAACCGGGAAGGTAACTGGCAGGCGGCCTTTTGTAAGGATTTTTACCTCAATACGGTACAGTACAATTTTCTGAACGGTTTAAAGCGGCTGCGTGTAGAAGGTGCAGGCAGCAGCCGGGTGGCATACTTTTCAAACGGGGTACAGGTATCGCTTAGGGACAGTACCGTATATGAAGGCAGCCGGCAGTTGCGCAGCGGAAACAGGGCCTGCTTTCCGGCAGCCTGGCGCAACGACAACAGCCTGGTCGCGTTTAGCCTTAATGATGCACCGTTCAATTACCAGGTACCCGACAGCTGGAAGGGAGTACATTCGGCCAATGTATTTATCGTGGAAGGAACCGGGTTGAAAAAGTGGAAGACGGTTCCTGTAACAGCACAGCAATTTTCTTTACAACTAAAACCAGGTATGCCGGTGCTGCTGGTGCCGGGAAAAAGATAG